In Sedimenticola thiotaurini, the following proteins share a genomic window:
- the folC gene encoding bifunctional tetrahydrofolate synthase/dihydrofolate synthase encodes MRFNNLDEWLDWQSQLHPKEIELGLERVSAVWQQLRAAPLDCKVITVGGTNGKGSCVGFLEAMLRSASYRVGCYTSPHLVRYNERILIDGKPVTDDQLCEAFERVDQARGESQLTYFEFGTLAALDLFAGAGLDVVVLEVGLGGRLDAVNIIDADVALITNVEIDHTDWLGETRELIGREKAGIMRGGRPVVFAADAMPDSIQQVADQTGARLLRAGQDYQWRRQDQGWDWLHGDHPRHSLPLPYMRGDYQLQNAAAALMVLELLRDALPLDQQSIRYGLQETQLFGRYQVVGRDPQVILDVAHNAQAAQALSGNLGDMFCHGRTIAVFSMLADKDIERVVQAVSSRIDEWYLFPIDTGRAASLSRLHEALQNQGIEPQQWRDFDHVAAAFAAARESAGEGDRIVVFGSFYSVGDVVKLL; translated from the coding sequence ATGCGCTTTAACAACCTTGATGAGTGGCTGGACTGGCAAAGCCAGCTGCATCCGAAAGAGATCGAGCTGGGCCTGGAGCGGGTCAGTGCGGTCTGGCAGCAGCTTCGTGCGGCGCCGCTGGACTGCAAGGTGATCACAGTGGGGGGTACCAACGGCAAGGGTTCCTGTGTGGGATTCCTGGAGGCGATGTTGCGCTCTGCCAGCTACCGGGTTGGCTGTTATACCTCGCCGCACCTGGTACGTTATAACGAGCGTATTCTGATTGACGGCAAACCGGTCACGGATGACCAGCTTTGCGAGGCATTTGAACGAGTTGACCAGGCCCGTGGGGAGAGCCAACTTACCTATTTCGAGTTCGGTACACTGGCGGCTCTTGATCTGTTTGCCGGCGCCGGGCTGGACGTGGTGGTGCTGGAGGTCGGCCTGGGCGGACGCCTGGATGCGGTCAATATCATCGACGCTGATGTGGCCCTGATCACCAACGTGGAGATAGATCACACTGACTGGCTGGGTGAAACCCGGGAGCTGATTGGCCGGGAAAAAGCCGGCATCATGCGGGGCGGCCGGCCGGTGGTGTTTGCCGCTGATGCGATGCCGGACTCCATACAGCAGGTGGCTGATCAGACCGGTGCCAGGCTGTTACGGGCCGGGCAGGACTACCAGTGGCGCCGGCAGGATCAGGGCTGGGACTGGTTGCATGGGGATCATCCCCGCCATTCACTGCCGCTGCCCTATATGCGCGGAGACTACCAGTTGCAGAATGCGGCTGCCGCTCTGATGGTGCTGGAGCTGTTGCGCGATGCATTGCCGCTGGATCAGCAGTCGATCCGTTACGGATTGCAGGAGACCCAGCTGTTTGGCCGCTACCAGGTGGTTGGGCGTGATCCCCAGGTGATCCTGGATGTGGCGCACAACGCCCAGGCTGCCCAGGCACTCTCCGGCAATCTGGGTGACATGTTCTGTCACGGTCGAACCATTGCTGTTTTCTCCATGCTGGCGGACAAGGATATTGAACGGGTGGTGCAGGCGGTCTCTTCACGCATCGATGAGTGGTATCTGTTTCCCATCGATACGGGGCGGGCAGCCAGCCTCTCCCGATTACATGAGGCGCTGCAGAACCAGGGGATAGAACCGCAGCAGTGGCGCGATTTCGACCATGTGGCAGCGGCCTTCGCGGCTGCCAGGGAGAGTGCTGGCGAGGGTGATCGTATTGTGGTGTTCGGATCCTTCTACAGTGTGGGTGATGTGGTCAAACTGCTCTGA
- a CDS encoding aspartate-semialdehyde dehydrogenase: MTDKKVAIAIVGATGSVGEAMLSILDERNFPVGTVHALASSRSVGKRVSFGETHLVVQDLADFDFSQVRIALFSAGAAVSAEYVPKAVEAGCICIDNTSRFRYDEGIPLVVSEVNPERIADYRQHGIIANPNCSTMQMLVALKPIHSAVGIERINVCTYQSVSGAGRRAVEELAGQTARLLNGQKITPHVFPKQIAFNVLPRIDQMMENGYTREEMKMVWETRKILGDESIQVNATAVRVPVFYGHSEAVHIETRDKISALQARELLSGAPGIEVVDETDDDGYPTPVTESAGRDGTFVGRIREDISHPRGLNLWIVSDNVRKGAALNTIQIAEILEKGYL; this comes from the coding sequence ATGACAGATAAGAAAGTGGCTATCGCCATTGTGGGCGCCACCGGATCGGTCGGCGAGGCGATGCTTTCAATTCTTGATGAGCGGAATTTCCCGGTCGGCACCGTACATGCTCTGGCCAGCAGTCGTTCGGTCGGCAAGCGGGTCTCCTTCGGAGAGACGCACCTGGTGGTGCAGGATCTGGCCGACTTTGATTTCTCCCAGGTGCGGATTGCCCTGTTCTCTGCTGGTGCAGCGGTTTCGGCAGAGTATGTTCCGAAAGCGGTCGAAGCCGGCTGTATCTGCATCGATAACACTTCCCGGTTCCGTTATGATGAGGGGATTCCACTGGTGGTGTCGGAAGTGAATCCGGAGCGGATCGCCGATTACCGTCAGCATGGTATTATTGCCAATCCGAACTGCTCCACCATGCAGATGCTGGTGGCCCTGAAACCGATCCATTCCGCGGTTGGTATCGAGCGCATTAATGTCTGCACTTACCAGTCTGTTTCCGGTGCGGGACGCCGGGCAGTCGAGGAACTGGCCGGCCAGACCGCTCGGCTGCTGAATGGTCAGAAGATCACACCGCATGTGTTTCCCAAGCAGATAGCCTTTAACGTTTTGCCCCGGATTGACCAGATGATGGAAAACGGCTACACCCGGGAAGAGATGAAAATGGTGTGGGAGACCCGTAAGATCCTGGGCGACGAATCGATTCAGGTCAATGCCACCGCTGTGCGGGTGCCGGTGTTCTATGGTCACTCCGAGGCGGTACATATTGAAACCCGGGACAAGATCAGTGCGCTACAGGCCCGGGAGTTGCTGTCGGGTGCGCCGGGCATAGAGGTGGTCGACGAGACAGATGATGATGGATATCCCACCCCGGTGACTGAATCGGCGGGTCGGGATGGTACATTTGTGGGGCGTATCCGGGAGGATATTTCCCATCCACGGGGACTCAATTTGTGGATTGTGTCTGATAATGTGAGAAAAGGTGCTGCACTTAACACTATACAGATTGCCGAGATTTTGGAAAAAGGCTATTTGTAA
- the truA gene encoding tRNA pseudouridine(38-40) synthase TruA, translating into MTRLAMGIEYDGSSFHGWQLQKSGVRTVQLMLETALSKVAAHPVRTHCAGRTDTGVHGEGQVIHFDTPSVRAMRGWLLGTNVNLPDDVNVNWVREVPESFHARFSATSRSYRYVILNRPTRSAIWRHRAVWIHQSLDVEPMQAAAEHLLGTHDFSSYRAVGCQAKSPVRTITRLQVTRQDDRVVIEVTANAFLHHMVRNIAGVLIAIGKGEQPVEWSREVLEYRDRTLGGVTAPPEGLYLVHVGYPEEYRLPIHGGGE; encoded by the coding sequence ATGACGCGTTTAGCAATGGGCATTGAGTATGACGGCTCATCGTTCCATGGCTGGCAGTTGCAGAAATCCGGTGTGCGCACCGTACAACTGATGCTGGAGACCGCTCTCTCTAAAGTGGCGGCCCATCCGGTACGTACCCATTGTGCCGGCAGAACCGATACAGGCGTCCATGGAGAAGGCCAGGTGATTCACTTTGACACCCCCTCGGTACGGGCCATGCGGGGCTGGTTGCTGGGGACCAACGTCAATCTGCCTGATGATGTGAATGTGAACTGGGTCCGGGAAGTGCCGGAATCGTTCCATGCGCGCTTTTCCGCCACCAGCCGCAGTTATCGCTATGTGATACTGAACCGACCCACCCGTTCAGCGATCTGGCGTCACCGGGCAGTCTGGATTCACCAGTCCCTGGATGTGGAACCCATGCAGGCGGCGGCTGAACATCTGCTGGGTACCCATGATTTCTCCTCCTACCGTGCGGTGGGCTGCCAGGCCAAAAGTCCGGTCAGAACCATCACCAGGCTCCAGGTGACCCGCCAGGATGATCGGGTCGTGATCGAAGTGACCGCCAATGCCTTTCTGCACCACATGGTCCGCAACATTGCCGGCGTGTTGATTGCCATTGGCAAGGGTGAGCAGCCGGTGGAGTGGAGCCGGGAGGTGCTGGAGTATCGGGATCGCACCCTGGGTGGGGTGACCGCCCCGCCGGAAGGGCTCTACCTGGTGCATGTGGGCTATCCGGAGGAGTACCGGTTGCCAATCCATGGCGGCGGGGAGTAG
- a CDS encoding phosphoribosylanthranilate isomerase, producing the protein MRTRVKICGITRPEDAAAAVEAGADAIGLVFYQPSPRAISLSRAAQIIHNLPPFVTAVGLFVNAAADEVAEVLKSVPLDLLQFHGDESPAFCAGQGRPYIKAVRMRPGVDLAEQDRLYHSAQGLLLDSYQPGKPGGTGATFDWERIPASMGSRIILAGGLSPDNVEDAIRQSSPYAVDVSGGVEREKGIKDAEKIRAFMRGVERANR; encoded by the coding sequence ATGAGAACCCGGGTAAAAATTTGCGGTATCACCCGTCCTGAAGATGCTGCTGCTGCGGTCGAAGCAGGCGCGGATGCGATCGGACTGGTGTTCTATCAGCCGAGTCCGCGGGCTATCAGTCTATCCCGGGCAGCACAGATCATTCACAACCTGCCGCCCTTTGTCACTGCGGTCGGACTGTTTGTGAATGCTGCGGCCGACGAGGTGGCGGAGGTGCTGAAGAGCGTGCCACTGGATCTGCTGCAGTTCCATGGTGACGAGAGCCCGGCCTTCTGCGCAGGACAGGGTCGCCCCTACATCAAGGCAGTGCGTATGCGTCCCGGTGTGGATCTGGCCGAGCAGGACAGGCTCTACCACTCCGCGCAGGGATTGTTGCTGGACAGTTATCAACCCGGCAAACCGGGCGGCACCGGTGCTACTTTTGACTGGGAACGTATCCCGGCGAGTATGGGGAGCCGGATTATCCTGGCCGGTGGGCTCTCCCCGGACAATGTGGAAGATGCCATTCGACAGAGCAGCCCCTACGCGGTTGATGTCAGTGGCGGCGTGGAACGGGAGAAGGGTATCAAGGATGCAGAAAAGATCAGGGCATTCATGCGAGGAGTAGAGCGTGCCAACCGATAA
- a CDS encoding CvpA family protein, with the protein MIWIDFVILGIIGLSAIISLMRGFVREALSLAAWVLAFWVAWTFFRKLALQLDWFTVPSVRLGAAFLILFIATLMVGALVNFLMGQLVDKTGLSGTDRLIGILFGAARGAILVAILVLLAGLTPFPNDPWWKESQLIGYFQELAIWLKQLLPADIGEKFKFV; encoded by the coding sequence ATGATCTGGATCGATTTCGTCATTCTCGGCATTATTGGGCTTTCGGCGATTATCAGTCTGATGCGTGGTTTCGTGCGTGAGGCCCTGTCCCTAGCCGCCTGGGTGCTCGCCTTCTGGGTCGCCTGGACCTTTTTCCGCAAACTGGCACTGCAACTGGACTGGTTCACCGTACCCTCGGTCCGGCTCGGTGCCGCTTTCCTGATACTCTTTATCGCGACCCTGATGGTGGGTGCGCTGGTTAATTTCCTGATGGGTCAGCTGGTGGACAAGACCGGCCTGAGTGGCACCGACCGGCTCATCGGTATTCTGTTTGGAGCAGCTCGGGGGGCTATACTGGTAGCGATACTGGTGCTTTTGGCGGGGTTGACACCCTTTCCAAACGATCCCTGGTGGAAGGAGTCACAATTGATCGGATATTTTCAGGAGCTGGCTATCTGGTTGAAACAGCTGCTACCTGCGGATATTGGCGAGAAGTTTAAATTTGTTTAA
- the trpB gene encoding tryptophan synthase subunit beta, which produces MPDARGHFGPYGGLFVSETLMEPLEELRAAYEKYMQDATFLAELDADLANYVGRPSPVYYAQRLSRENGGAQIYLKREDLNHTGAHKVNNTIGQALLAKRMGKTRIIAETGAGQHGVATATVAARLGLECVVYMGEVDIARQEANVYRMKLLGARVESVKSGSRTLKDALNEAMRDWVTNIDDTFYIIGTVAGPHPYPAMVRDFQAVIGREAKLQMQEQTGDLPDALVACVGGGSNAIGLFYPFLNDSSVAIYGVEAAGDGLDSGRHAAPLCAGTPGVLHGNRTYLMEDPNGQIIETHSISAGLDYPGVGPEHAWLKDVGRAKYVAATDQEALAAFHTLTRVEGIIPALESSHAIAYALKLAREMDQQRTILVNLSGRGDKDMHTVAALDGLKL; this is translated from the coding sequence ATGCCGGATGCCCGGGGGCATTTCGGCCCCTATGGCGGCCTGTTTGTCTCCGAAACCTTGATGGAGCCGCTGGAAGAGCTGCGCGCTGCCTATGAAAAATATATGCAGGATGCGACTTTTCTGGCCGAGCTGGATGCCGATCTGGCCAACTATGTGGGACGTCCATCGCCGGTCTACTACGCCCAGCGGTTGAGTCGGGAGAATGGCGGCGCCCAGATCTACCTGAAACGTGAGGATCTCAATCATACCGGCGCGCACAAGGTGAACAACACCATCGGTCAGGCGCTGCTGGCCAAGCGGATGGGCAAGACCCGCATTATTGCCGAGACCGGTGCCGGTCAACACGGCGTGGCCACCGCCACGGTCGCCGCCAGACTGGGTCTGGAGTGCGTGGTCTATATGGGCGAGGTGGATATTGCCCGTCAGGAGGCCAATGTCTATCGCATGAAGCTGCTGGGTGCCCGGGTTGAGTCGGTGAAGTCCGGCTCCAGGACGCTCAAGGATGCCCTGAATGAGGCGATGCGGGACTGGGTGACCAATATCGACGATACCTTCTATATTATCGGCACGGTGGCCGGACCCCATCCCTATCCGGCCATGGTGCGGGATTTTCAGGCGGTCATCGGGCGTGAGGCCAAGTTGCAGATGCAGGAGCAGACCGGTGATCTGCCGGATGCGCTGGTGGCCTGTGTGGGTGGTGGCTCCAATGCGATCGGGCTCTTCTATCCCTTCCTGAACGACAGCTCGGTGGCCATCTACGGTGTTGAAGCGGCGGGTGACGGGCTCGATTCCGGGCGTCACGCGGCGCCACTTTGTGCCGGAACACCTGGCGTGCTGCATGGTAACCGCACCTATCTTATGGAGGATCCCAACGGCCAGATCATTGAGACCCACTCCATCTCGGCCGGCCTGGACTATCCGGGGGTCGGTCCCGAACACGCCTGGTTGAAGGATGTGGGCCGTGCCAAGTACGTGGCGGCTACCGATCAGGAGGCGTTGGCGGCATTCCACACCCTGACCCGGGTGGAGGGTATTATCCCGGCCCTGGAGTCGAGTCATGCCATCGCCTATGCCCTCAAGCTGGCCCGGGAAATGGATCAGCAGCGGACCATACTGGTTAATCTCTCCGGTCGTGGTGACAAGGATATGCACACCGTGGCAGCACTGGATGGACTGAAACTATGA
- the trpA gene encoding tryptophan synthase subunit alpha: MSRISNCFKQLKEQGRVALIPFVTAGDPEPGITVPLMHAMVAAGADIIELGVPFSDPMADGPVIQRASERALEHGVSLRDVLAMVHSFREQDQTTPVILMGYLNPIEVMGYEGFALAAEEAGVDGVLTVDLPPEEADDLLSSLRPRDIDPIFLMAPTTTEDRMQRICDTASGFVYYVSVKGITGAAHLAIDEVSAMTDRIRRHTQLPVGVGFGIKDAEMARSVAQVSDAVIVGSVLVRRIEELRETPAAIAPAVAGILSDMRHAIDLN; the protein is encoded by the coding sequence ATGAGCAGAATCAGTAATTGCTTCAAACAGTTGAAAGAGCAGGGGCGGGTTGCGCTCATCCCATTTGTTACCGCCGGGGATCCGGAGCCGGGCATCACGGTGCCGTTGATGCACGCCATGGTGGCGGCCGGGGCCGATATCATCGAACTGGGCGTGCCCTTTTCCGATCCGATGGCGGATGGTCCGGTGATCCAGCGCGCCAGCGAGCGGGCCCTTGAGCACGGCGTCAGCCTGCGGGATGTGCTGGCCATGGTACACAGTTTCCGGGAGCAGGATCAGACCACTCCGGTCATCCTGATGGGGTATCTGAATCCCATTGAAGTGATGGGCTACGAGGGGTTTGCCCTGGCTGCCGAGGAGGCGGGGGTGGATGGCGTCCTGACGGTGGATCTGCCGCCGGAAGAGGCGGATGACCTGCTCTCATCCCTGCGCCCACGGGATATCGATCCCATATTTCTGATGGCACCCACCACCACTGAAGATCGAATGCAGCGTATCTGTGATACGGCCAGTGGATTTGTCTATTATGTCTCGGTAAAAGGTATTACGGGTGCCGCCCATCTGGCAATCGATGAAGTGTCGGCCATGACCGACCGGATACGCCGGCATACCCAACTGCCAGTGGGGGTCGGGTTTGGCATCAAGGATGCCGAAATGGCCCGGTCCGTGGCACAGGTGTCGGATGCAGTTATTGTGGGCAGTGTACTGGTGAGACGTATTGAAGAGTTGCGTGAAACGCCGGCGGCGATTGCACCGGCCGTAGCCGGGATTCTCTCCGATATGCGTCATGCCATTGACCTGAATTAA
- a CDS encoding FimV/HubP family polar landmark protein gives MNQYFDAEIDLLSVDQDEIADINVTLASPEAFRRSGLERPFILSKLRFKAEETADGKAVIRVSSRDPIREPFLNFLVEVNWPKGKLLREYTVLLDPPVTLDRRPAAVQQAPMQSAPTRQASAPAATSGGSSAVTPSDVAWAGGPSATEYGPTQRNDTLWGIARQVRTEGATMVQMMIALQRANPQAFIDQNINNLKVGQILRIPKAEEVLELSRREASIAYQEQLQDWQADSKPTEMAADETTADQSVAMDSTAPATPEPEAELKIASARPSGEGEAGPSEGTGPGAELERLRQDLIASEEAKEAALQEAENVRSRVEDLESQLEDLQRLLTLKSEQLSRLQAGVAADSPVTPEESPVISEDTEAAPEAEAESEAEAEVAPEASGMDQEILLPAEGDSADADAPVIMDEETVAPDTSAESEQMSSSIMEETESTAVMEQEPAEPVVQPEPEPKPTPAPAPAKEQGLLDMITGDTTMLGVAVAGIVVLLALLWVAISRRRSSSADFQESILISTIDEGDSEQVAADVAPEAPSHPTEETSFLSDFSPSDIDALQDETGEVDPLAEADVYIAYGRYQQAEELIRQAMEKSPDREELKFKLLEILYATKDKDAFVELAESAAADGLDKKDPAAWGKIASMGAQLAAGHALFAGAAQAGQSELDEDELTSLENELGLDNGLDLDEPSSTVDLDATEELESVSALDMEKHSEFTDLEDLNDLSLDSELLQSNLDEISTDLGFDSEDSAQPSVPEADDEVLSLDDVEGLELGDDFGLDQTEDSKEADADTDLTLSDMDVDGALSIEDPLESAEADELKLDAESKAEELGDAVLDFSDSLSLEEGDSQMFDSLELDAESEETSLDLDESFSLDDLAEEGDSEVQLEDSDQDLADEINTKLDLARAYVEMEDAEGARSILDEVVKEGNEGQQAEARKLLDQIS, from the coding sequence TTGAACCAGTATTTTGATGCAGAGATTGACCTGCTTTCGGTGGATCAGGATGAGATTGCCGATATCAATGTGACGCTGGCCAGTCCGGAGGCGTTCCGCCGCTCGGGTCTGGAGCGTCCATTTATCCTCAGCAAACTCCGCTTCAAAGCGGAAGAGACTGCTGATGGAAAGGCCGTTATCCGGGTGTCCAGTCGTGATCCGATTCGCGAGCCCTTCCTTAACTTTCTCGTTGAAGTAAACTGGCCGAAAGGCAAGCTGCTGCGTGAATACACCGTATTGCTTGATCCGCCGGTTACGTTGGATCGACGGCCGGCAGCGGTACAGCAGGCACCGATGCAATCCGCCCCGACCCGGCAGGCGAGCGCGCCCGCTGCAACATCCGGCGGCAGTTCAGCGGTAACCCCTTCAGATGTGGCGTGGGCGGGTGGTCCGTCTGCTACCGAATATGGCCCGACCCAGCGTAACGATACCTTGTGGGGTATCGCCCGGCAGGTGCGGACCGAAGGCGCCACCATGGTGCAGATGATGATTGCACTGCAGCGGGCCAATCCCCAGGCATTCATCGATCAGAATATCAATAATCTCAAGGTGGGCCAGATCCTCCGCATCCCGAAAGCCGAGGAAGTGCTTGAGTTGAGTCGCCGTGAGGCCTCCATCGCCTACCAGGAACAGCTGCAGGACTGGCAGGCCGACAGCAAGCCGACCGAGATGGCCGCCGATGAGACCACCGCCGACCAGAGCGTGGCCATGGACAGTACGGCACCCGCCACGCCAGAACCGGAAGCTGAGCTGAAAATTGCCTCTGCGAGGCCCTCCGGTGAGGGCGAAGCCGGTCCAAGTGAGGGTACCGGGCCGGGCGCTGAACTGGAGCGCTTGAGACAGGATCTGATCGCCTCGGAAGAGGCTAAGGAAGCGGCGCTGCAGGAAGCCGAGAATGTGCGCTCCCGGGTAGAGGATCTGGAATCCCAACTGGAAGATCTGCAGCGACTGCTGACGCTCAAGAGCGAGCAGTTGTCCCGGTTGCAGGCGGGTGTTGCGGCGGATAGCCCGGTAACCCCTGAAGAGAGTCCTGTTATCAGCGAGGATACTGAAGCAGCGCCGGAAGCCGAGGCGGAGTCCGAGGCAGAGGCAGAGGTAGCACCGGAGGCCAGCGGCATGGATCAGGAGATCCTGCTGCCAGCCGAGGGTGACAGCGCAGATGCGGATGCACCTGTGATTATGGATGAGGAAACGGTTGCTCCGGATACCTCTGCTGAAAGCGAGCAGATGTCCTCTTCAATCATGGAGGAGACAGAGAGTACCGCGGTGATGGAGCAGGAGCCGGCAGAACCTGTCGTACAGCCTGAACCGGAGCCGAAACCCACTCCGGCACCCGCTCCAGCCAAGGAGCAGGGTCTGCTGGATATGATCACTGGAGACACCACCATGCTGGGCGTGGCGGTGGCCGGTATTGTGGTGCTGCTGGCGCTGCTCTGGGTGGCCATCAGCCGGCGTCGTTCCAGCAGTGCAGATTTCCAGGAGAGCATCCTGATCAGCACGATTGACGAGGGTGATTCCGAACAGGTGGCGGCTGATGTGGCCCCCGAAGCGCCATCGCACCCAACCGAAGAGACCTCGTTCCTGAGTGATTTCTCTCCCAGCGATATCGATGCCTTGCAGGACGAAACCGGTGAGGTGGATCCGCTGGCAGAAGCCGATGTCTATATCGCTTACGGCCGCTACCAGCAGGCTGAAGAGCTGATTCGCCAGGCCATGGAGAAATCGCCTGATCGGGAAGAGCTGAAATTCAAACTGCTGGAGATTCTATACGCCACCAAGGACAAGGACGCCTTTGTCGAGTTGGCGGAAAGTGCCGCGGCCGATGGGCTGGACAAGAAAGATCCGGCCGCCTGGGGCAAGATTGCCTCCATGGGTGCGCAACTGGCCGCGGGCCACGCCCTGTTTGCGGGTGCCGCCCAGGCGGGTCAGTCTGAACTGGATGAAGACGAACTCACTTCCCTGGAGAATGAACTGGGATTGGATAATGGTCTTGACCTGGATGAGCCTTCCAGCACGGTAGATCTGGATGCGACCGAGGAGTTGGAGTCGGTTAGTGCACTGGACATGGAGAAGCACTCTGAGTTCACTGATCTGGAGGATCTGAATGATCTCAGCCTGGACAGTGAACTGCTGCAGTCCAACCTGGATGAGATCAGTACCGATCTGGGATTTGACTCGGAAGATTCGGCCCAGCCATCAGTACCTGAGGCAGATGACGAAGTTCTGTCGCTTGACGATGTTGAGGGGCTGGAGTTGGGAGATGACTTCGGACTGGATCAGACCGAAGACTCAAAAGAAGCCGATGCAGATACCGACCTGACACTCAGCGATATGGATGTGGACGGCGCGTTGTCGATCGAAGATCCGTTGGAGAGTGCTGAGGCGGATGAGTTGAAACTGGATGCCGAGAGTAAAGCCGAGGAGTTGGGCGATGCAGTGCTGGATTTCAGTGACTCACTGTCGCTGGAAGAGGGCGATTCCCAGATGTTTGATTCTCTGGAACTGGATGCTGAGAGTGAAGAGACCTCGCTCGATCTGGATGAATCCTTCTCCCTGGACGATCTGGCTGAGGAAGGAGACAGCGAGGTGCAACTTGAAGACTCGGATCAGGATCTCGCGGATGAAATCAATACCAAGCTGGATCTTGCCCGTGCCTACGTGGAGATGGAAGATGCCGAAGGGGCCAGGAGTATCCTCGACGAAGTGGTGAAAGAGGGTAATGAAGGCCAGCAGGCCGAGGCCCGGAAGTTGCTGGATCAGATTTCCTGA
- the accD gene encoding acetyl-CoA carboxylase, carboxyltransferase subunit beta codes for MSWFEKLMPSRIRTEGGNKRAVPEGLWTKCPGCGAVLYRAEMERNLDVCPKCSHHNRIGARKRLEAFLDADSTSEIANELSPTDPLKFKDSKKYKDRLTQAQKATGEKDALIVLQGTLKGLPVVSAAFEFSFMGGSMGSVVGEKFVQGVNVALEQRIPFICFAASGGARMQESLFSLMQMAKTSAALHKMREQGIPYISVLTDPTTGGVSASFAMLGDLNVAEPNALIGFAGPRVIEQTVRETLPDGFQRSEFLLEHGTLDMIIDRREMRDKLADLLSILTHQPKPNKPADDSVALATPTE; via the coding sequence ATGAGTTGGTTTGAAAAACTGATGCCGAGCCGTATCCGTACGGAAGGTGGCAACAAGCGGGCGGTTCCAGAAGGTCTTTGGACCAAGTGTCCCGGCTGTGGCGCAGTCCTCTACCGCGCCGAGATGGAGCGCAATCTCGACGTCTGCCCCAAGTGCAGCCACCATAACCGGATCGGCGCACGCAAGCGTCTGGAGGCGTTTCTCGATGCCGATTCCACCAGCGAGATCGCCAACGAGTTATCACCCACCGATCCGCTCAAATTCAAAGACAGTAAAAAGTACAAGGACCGGCTCACCCAGGCCCAGAAGGCGACGGGAGAGAAGGATGCACTGATTGTCTTGCAGGGCACCCTGAAAGGTCTGCCGGTGGTTTCGGCGGCCTTTGAATTCAGCTTTATGGGGGGCTCCATGGGTTCCGTGGTGGGCGAGAAGTTTGTCCAGGGGGTCAATGTGGCGCTGGAGCAGCGCATACCCTTCATCTGCTTTGCCGCCAGTGGTGGCGCCCGGATGCAGGAGTCGCTCTTCTCCCTGATGCAGATGGCCAAGACCAGTGCAGCCCTGCACAAGATGCGGGAGCAGGGGATTCCATACATTTCCGTGTTGACCGACCCCACCACCGGTGGAGTCTCCGCCAGTTTCGCCATGCTGGGGGATCTGAACGTGGCCGAGCCGAATGCCCTGATCGGCTTTGCCGGACCCCGGGTGATTGAGCAGACCGTGCGGGAGACCCTGCCGGACGGATTCCAACGCAGCGAGTTTTTGCTGGAACACGGCACCCTGGACATGATCATCGACCGGCGCGAGATGCGCGACAAGCTGGCTGATCTGCTGAGTATCCTGACCCATCAACCCAAACCCAACAAACCTGCGGACGACTCCGTCGCCCTGGCGACACCGACCGAGTAA
- a CDS encoding SPOR domain-containing protein: MDETLKKRLVGATVLVSLVVIFVPMLLDDEPMVESGITETNIPPKPAQDFSSRVIPAEDEELSIPPLSQRPEIVPLTPPPAPAPTPETPEPTAPVEQTAVPTVAENKAPPVQAPPVEKPQPVQPREGLAAWVIQVGSFSNRENAEKLVETIRNMKYAAFMEQAAVDGKTLFRVMVGPEVDRKLADQMLVKLNKDIKSLDLKGRVRSYP, encoded by the coding sequence GTGGATGAAACATTAAAAAAACGCCTGGTAGGGGCGACGGTGCTGGTGTCACTGGTAGTGATCTTCGTGCCCATGCTGTTGGATGATGAGCCGATGGTGGAAAGCGGCATTACTGAAACCAATATACCGCCCAAACCAGCGCAGGATTTCTCTTCCCGGGTGATTCCAGCCGAGGATGAGGAGTTGTCGATTCCACCGCTGTCACAGCGGCCGGAGATTGTGCCCCTGACGCCGCCGCCGGCACCTGCCCCAACTCCGGAGACGCCCGAACCCACTGCACCTGTCGAACAGACTGCGGTACCCACAGTGGCGGAGAACAAGGCGCCGCCTGTCCAAGCCCCGCCGGTAGAAAAACCCCAGCCTGTGCAGCCCCGGGAAGGGCTGGCCGCCTGGGTGATCCAGGTGGGCAGTTTCTCCAATCGGGAGAATGCGGAGAAGCTGGTGGAGACCATTCGCAACATGAAGTATGCCGCCTTTATGGAACAGGCCGCTGTGGATGGCAAGACCCTGTTCCGGGTCATGGTGGGGCCGGAAGTTGATCGGAAACTGGCAGACCAGATGCTGGTCAAGCTGAACAAGGATATAAAGTCACTGGATTTAAAGGGCAGAGTCAGATCCTATCCTTGA